One part of the Halorubrum sp. BOL3-1 genome encodes these proteins:
- a CDS encoding ISH3 family transposase, producing the protein MSTTKQADGEIHEDQLLNFLVNRLDEEVPLSLANNAEITAEDIYEVLVGACADGTSVSTLCASSQNSPAANTILYHLRTKFKPDRLERVANTLLRRDLDELLPEQVEVCADLHLRPYYGDEDDTDDLYHSVAKRGTTAFHAYATLYARVTNKRYTLAVRRLRDGDTASSVLAEFFGVLDGLDTGVKAVYLDRGFYDSKCLTLLQAHNYAYVIPIIRWGETIQQELSEGWSRVIQHDLTGKLDGHSWTVEFPVYIDCTYLNGKYDENGVARHGYAADAPFIDSPRDARYHYSKRFGIESSYRLFEQAIATTTTRDPTVRLLYVVVSLLLQNVWRYLHYEYVATPRRGGRRLWWWPYKEFVNMVRRAAWTALAVRRAVPANRPPDDRFYR; encoded by the coding sequence GTGTCTACGACCAAGCAAGCAGACGGTGAGATCCACGAGGACCAGCTTCTTAACTTTCTCGTCAACCGCCTTGACGAGGAAGTTCCGCTCTCCTTAGCCAATAACGCTGAGATCACTGCTGAGGACATCTATGAGGTCCTCGTCGGCGCTTGCGCCGACGGGACCTCTGTCTCTACGCTCTGCGCGTCAAGCCAGAACTCACCCGCTGCGAACACGATCCTCTACCATCTCCGGACGAAGTTCAAGCCGGATCGGCTCGAACGAGTTGCTAACACGCTCCTTCGAAGGGATCTCGATGAACTGCTCCCCGAGCAGGTGGAGGTCTGCGCAGACCTCCACCTGCGGCCCTACTACGGTGACGAAGACGACACAGACGACCTCTATCACTCGGTAGCGAAGCGTGGAACCACTGCGTTCCACGCCTACGCCACACTCTACGCGCGTGTGACGAACAAACGCTACACGCTGGCGGTACGCCGTCTCCGAGACGGCGATACCGCCAGCAGTGTCCTCGCTGAGTTCTTTGGCGTCCTAGACGGCCTTGACACCGGGGTCAAGGCCGTCTACCTTGATCGCGGATTCTACGACAGTAAGTGTCTCACGCTGCTTCAGGCGCACAATTACGCGTACGTGATCCCGATCATCCGGTGGGGTGAGACGATTCAGCAGGAGCTCTCGGAAGGATGGAGCCGCGTCATTCAGCACGATCTGACAGGGAAACTCGACGGTCACAGCTGGACCGTCGAGTTTCCCGTCTACATCGACTGTACGTACCTGAACGGGAAGTATGACGAGAACGGGGTGGCGCGTCACGGCTACGCCGCTGACGCGCCGTTCATCGACTCACCACGCGACGCTCGATACCACTACAGCAAGCGGTTCGGTATCGAATCGAGCTATCGATTGTTTGAGCAAGCGATAGCGACAACGACAACACGAGATCCAACGGTACGACTGCTGTACGTGGTGGTGAGTCTCCTCTTACAGAACGTCTGGCGGTACCTTCACTACGAGTATGTGGCGACGCCCCGCCGAGGCGGGCGTCGCCTCTGGTGGTGGCCGTACAAGGAGTTCGTCAATATGGTTCGACGAGCTGCGTGGACGGCCCTCGCGGTGCGTCGGGCCGTCCCCGCGAATCGGCCACCTGACGACCGATTCTACCGCTAA